One part of the Microtus ochrogaster isolate Prairie Vole_2 chromosome 18, MicOch1.0, whole genome shotgun sequence genome encodes these proteins:
- the C18H18orf21 gene encoding UPF0711 protein C18orf21 homolog isoform X2: protein MRQKHYLEAAARGLVESCPGQARYLLWAYNSTHEENSTFEETCPHCFQLLVLDNSRVRLKPKAKLTPKIQKLLNREARNYTLSFKEAKLLRKYKDSTSVLNTCIWTVNTHLLHKEWEQKKETLLSTKSAA from the exons ATGCGGCAGAAGCACTACCTTGAAGCGGCGGCTCGCGGCCTGGTGGAAAGCTGCCCTGGCCAGGCCCGCTACCTCCT CTGGGCCTACAATTCGACACACG AAGAAAACAGCACTTTTGAAGAAACATGTCCACACTGCTTCCAGTTGTTGGTTCTGGATAACTCTAGAGTGCGCCTGAAACCCAAGGCCAAACTGACACCCAAGATACAGAAACTCCTTAATCGAGAAGCAAGAAATTATACACTCAGTTTTAAAGAAGCAAAGCTGTTGAGAAAGTACAAAGACTCCACAAGTGTTCTG AACACCTGCATCTGGACAGTCAACACCCATCTGCTCCACAAGGAGTGggagcaaaagaaagaaacacttctcTCAACTAAAAGCGCTGCTTAG
- the C18H18orf21 gene encoding UPF0711 protein C18orf21 homolog isoform X1 produces MRQKHYLEAAARGLVESCPGQARYLLWAYNSTHEENSTFEETCPHCFQLLVLDNSRVRLKPKAKLTPKIQKLLNREARNYTLSFKEAKLLRKYKDSTSVLLVTCRTCNKTVKHHGKSRSFLSALKSNAATATNKANLKTPKRNTPGSTHPSHKMSDSKGKSLSLTFRTPASGQSTPICSTRSGSKRKKHFSQLKALLSQSASEKNPKLDFRHFLSSL; encoded by the exons ATGCGGCAGAAGCACTACCTTGAAGCGGCGGCTCGCGGCCTGGTGGAAAGCTGCCCTGGCCAGGCCCGCTACCTCCT CTGGGCCTACAATTCGACACACG AAGAAAACAGCACTTTTGAAGAAACATGTCCACACTGCTTCCAGTTGTTGGTTCTGGATAACTCTAGAGTGCGCCTGAAACCCAAGGCCAAACTGACACCCAAGATACAGAAACTCCTTAATCGAGAAGCAAGAAATTATACACTCAGTTTTAAAGAAGCAAAGCTGTTGAGAAAGTACAAAGACTCCACAAGTGTTCTG CTGGTTACCTGTAGAACATGCAACAAAACAGTGAAACACCATGGCAAGAGCAGAAGCTTTCTGTCAGCACTGAAGAGCAACGCAGCCACTGCTACAAACAAAGCCAACCTGAAAACACCAAAGAGAAATACCCCAGGCTCCACGCACCCAAGTCATAAGATGTCTGATTCCAAAGGCAAAAGCCTCTCTTTGACTTTCAG AACACCTGCATCTGGACAGTCAACACCCATCTGCTCCACAAGGAGTGggagcaaaagaaagaaacacttctcTCAACTAAAAGCGCTGCTTAGTCAGAGTGCATCTGAGAAGAACCCAAAGCTGGACTTCAGGCACTTCTTATCTTCTCTGTGA